In Flammeovirgaceae bacterium 311, one DNA window encodes the following:
- a CDS encoding hypothetical protein (COG0454 Histone acetyltransferase HPA2 and related acetyltransferases), with product MHQIQFITKQGSEIKEVFDDLAALRIAVFRDYPYLYEGSVGYEKEYLQPYVQSVRSFLFAVYSEGKMVGATTCIPLRDETEEIRKPFEQAAYQLDSIFYFGESILLPHFRGMGLGHRFFDEREAHARSFGTYRKACFFSVERESNHPQKPVDYRPNDNFWEKRGYVKQPALHTTLSWPDIGQTVSTPKPLVCWMRDL from the coding sequence ATGCATCAAATACAATTTATCACAAAGCAGGGCTCTGAAATCAAAGAGGTATTTGATGATCTGGCTGCTTTACGCATAGCAGTGTTCCGGGATTACCCCTACCTCTACGAAGGCAGCGTAGGCTACGAAAAGGAGTATCTGCAACCATACGTGCAGTCTGTGCGCTCCTTCCTATTTGCCGTTTACAGCGAAGGCAAAATGGTTGGAGCTACCACCTGCATCCCCCTCAGGGATGAAACAGAGGAAATCAGGAAACCCTTTGAACAGGCAGCTTACCAGCTAGATAGCATTTTCTATTTTGGAGAAAGCATTCTGCTCCCACATTTTAGGGGGATGGGCCTGGGGCATCGCTTTTTTGATGAGCGCGAAGCACACGCGCGCAGCTTTGGTACCTACCGAAAAGCCTGCTTCTTTTCAGTAGAGCGTGAATCAAACCATCCCCAGAAACCTGTTGATTACCGTCCGAACGACAACTTCTGGGAAAAGAGAGGGTATGTGAAACAACCGGCGCTGCATACTACCCTTAGCTGGCCGGATATTGGCCAGACAGTCTCTACACCCAAGCCCCTGGTGTGCTGGATGCGGGATTTATAA
- a CDS encoding Nitrilase/cyanide hydratase and apolipoprotein N-acyltransferase (COG0388 Predicted amidohydrolase) yields MKINVAAAQYPITEHKDFSEWQAHIELWVAEAVKQDAQLLLFPEYGSMELVSIFPQEIREDIRRQVQELQSVRDQFCDVFYALAKKWEVIIVAPSFPVLEEGNIHNRAYVFSPKGLAGFQDKFFMTRFENEEWGIQSGPKVLTLFEASWGSFGVQICYDVEFSLGSQLLSSAGASLILAPSCTEAIRGATRVHIGARARALEAQAYTVVSQTIGNAPWSPAVDINYGYTAFYCTPDLHLPEEGIIKTMPPQTAGWLIESLDITDIESVRNDGQVLNFRDHQRFHSRFPDEDILLMRRQL; encoded by the coding sequence ATGAAAATAAATGTGGCAGCTGCCCAATACCCGATTACCGAACACAAAGATTTTAGTGAGTGGCAGGCGCATATAGAGCTTTGGGTAGCTGAGGCTGTTAAACAGGATGCACAGCTCCTGCTCTTTCCGGAGTACGGTTCCATGGAACTGGTGAGTATCTTTCCGCAGGAGATCCGGGAAGACATTCGCAGGCAGGTGCAGGAGCTACAATCAGTCAGAGACCAGTTTTGTGATGTTTTTTATGCACTGGCCAAAAAGTGGGAGGTTATTATTGTAGCGCCCAGCTTTCCGGTGCTGGAGGAGGGCAATATTCACAACAGGGCCTATGTATTCTCTCCCAAGGGTCTGGCAGGTTTCCAGGATAAATTCTTTATGACCCGCTTTGAGAATGAAGAGTGGGGTATCCAGAGCGGACCAAAGGTTCTTACGCTTTTTGAAGCCTCCTGGGGCAGTTTTGGAGTGCAGATCTGTTACGATGTGGAATTTTCCCTGGGATCGCAGCTGCTAAGCTCGGCAGGTGCCTCACTGATCCTGGCACCCAGCTGCACCGAAGCCATTCGCGGCGCCACCCGTGTGCATATCGGTGCCCGGGCCAGAGCCCTGGAGGCACAGGCCTATACTGTTGTGTCGCAAACCATTGGCAATGCACCCTGGTCTCCTGCGGTAGATATCAACTACGGTTACACTGCCTTTTACTGTACCCCGGATCTGCACTTGCCAGAAGAGGGCATCATCAAAACAATGCCTCCCCAAACTGCAGGGTGGCTCATAGAGTCGCTGGACATCACCGATATTGAAAGTGTTAGAAATGATGGACAGGTATTGAATTTCAGGGATCATCAGCGCTTTCACTCCAGGTTTCCTGATGAAGATATCCTCCTGATGAGAAGACAGCTCTAG
- a CDS encoding extracellular metal-dependent peptidase, whose protein sequence is MKSYIPLLLFLFSCVATTPTAQDKDAKPSLETKLSGLKKHEGFLDFYYDEKQDKIFLLLDTFNTEFLYVVSLAAGVGSNDIGLDRGQLSGERIVKFDRRGPKVLLVEPNYRYRAISYNADERRSVEEAFAQSVLWGFKVEAEEENRVLVDATDFFLQDAHQVVEALKKSKQGTYKLDKDRSALYMPGTKNFPRNSEFEATLTFAGQPDGEWIQSVAPSPNSITVRQHHSFVQLPDAGYEPRKFDPRAGYFSTSYYDYATPIHEPIEKRFITRHRLHKKDPEAAVSEPVEPIVYYLDRGAPEPIRSALMEGARWWNQAFEAAGYRNAFRVELLPEDADPLDVRYNVIQWVHRSTRGWSYGASVTDPRTGEIIKGHVSLGSLRVRQDYLIAEALLAPYAEGQAIPKAMEEMALARLRQLSAHEVGHTLGLAHSYSSSAEEVASVMDYPHPMAALESGKISLDNAYDNKIGAWDKIAIQWGYGQFSPDQQEEKELDELISGALQQGLSFVSDQDARPQGGAHPYAHLWDNGKDAVEELNRVLEIRELALNNFGENNIKPGAPLATLEEVLVPLYFFHRYQAEAAVKLIGGVNYRYALRGDGQISTRLVPAAEQLRALDAVLNTVSPKVLALREEIIQNIPPRPLGYNRHRELIKSRNSITFDPLAAAESAADQTFSLLLHPARANRLVEHHARNSQLPAFDAVLNRTLNATLQAPAQAGYAGTVQMTVNAVLLQHLMRLSQHEDAHGTVKAVALQKLQQLVPALNEKAKSAREEIWRAHYRYLAIQIEDFRKNPAEYQPASFLQAPPGQPIGSLESIPFCSEQQE, encoded by the coding sequence ATGAAGTCATACATCCCGCTCCTGCTCTTCCTGTTTTCATGTGTAGCCACTACACCCACTGCACAAGACAAAGATGCCAAACCCAGCCTGGAGACGAAGCTTTCAGGATTGAAAAAGCACGAAGGCTTCTTAGATTTTTATTATGATGAAAAGCAGGATAAAATATTCCTGCTGCTGGACACCTTCAATACAGAGTTCCTGTACGTAGTTTCACTGGCTGCCGGTGTTGGCTCTAATGATATTGGCCTGGACCGCGGGCAGCTCAGTGGCGAGCGCATCGTTAAGTTTGACCGCCGCGGCCCAAAAGTACTGCTTGTAGAACCTAATTACCGCTACCGTGCTATCAGCTACAATGCAGATGAACGAAGGTCTGTGGAAGAAGCCTTTGCCCAGTCGGTATTGTGGGGGTTCAAAGTAGAGGCCGAAGAAGAAAACAGGGTGCTGGTAGATGCAACAGATTTTTTCCTGCAGGACGCACATCAGGTAGTGGAGGCGCTAAAGAAAAGCAAGCAGGGTACTTATAAGCTGGACAAAGACCGCTCGGCGCTCTACATGCCCGGTACAAAAAACTTTCCCAGGAATTCAGAATTTGAAGCAACACTCACTTTTGCCGGTCAGCCCGATGGTGAATGGATACAAAGTGTTGCCCCCTCTCCTAACAGCATTACCGTGCGGCAGCACCATTCTTTTGTTCAACTACCCGATGCCGGTTATGAACCCAGAAAGTTTGATCCCCGTGCCGGGTATTTCTCTACCTCCTATTATGATTATGCAACGCCTATTCATGAACCAATAGAAAAAAGGTTTATTACCCGCCACCGTTTACACAAAAAAGACCCTGAAGCTGCGGTAAGTGAGCCGGTGGAGCCTATCGTCTATTACCTGGACCGCGGTGCCCCCGAGCCTATTCGTTCCGCCCTGATGGAGGGTGCCCGCTGGTGGAACCAAGCTTTCGAAGCTGCCGGCTACAGGAACGCCTTCCGGGTAGAGCTGCTGCCCGAAGATGCCGATCCGCTGGATGTTCGCTACAATGTGATACAATGGGTGCACCGTTCCACAAGGGGCTGGTCTTATGGCGCTTCGGTTACAGACCCCAGAACGGGTGAAATCATCAAAGGGCATGTATCGCTGGGCTCGCTGCGTGTACGGCAGGATTACCTGATTGCAGAAGCTCTGCTGGCTCCTTATGCAGAAGGCCAGGCAATACCCAAAGCGATGGAAGAAATGGCCCTGGCCCGCCTGCGGCAGCTATCTGCACACGAGGTAGGCCATACCCTTGGGCTGGCACACAGCTATTCCTCCAGTGCCGAAGAGGTGGCTTCCGTTATGGACTACCCGCACCCCATGGCGGCACTGGAAAGCGGTAAGATTAGCCTGGACAATGCCTATGACAACAAAATAGGCGCCTGGGACAAAATAGCCATTCAATGGGGCTACGGGCAATTTTCCCCTGATCAACAGGAAGAAAAAGAACTGGACGAGCTCATCAGCGGTGCCCTGCAGCAGGGCCTCAGCTTTGTGTCTGACCAGGATGCACGGCCACAGGGAGGGGCACACCCTTACGCTCACCTCTGGGACAATGGCAAAGATGCGGTAGAGGAGCTGAACCGTGTGCTGGAGATACGGGAGCTTGCCCTTAATAATTTTGGTGAGAACAATATTAAGCCAGGCGCTCCCCTGGCTACCCTTGAGGAAGTGCTGGTTCCTCTTTACTTCTTTCACCGCTACCAGGCAGAGGCCGCAGTAAAATTAATTGGTGGTGTTAACTACCGATATGCCCTGCGTGGCGACGGGCAAATCAGCACCCGGCTGGTGCCTGCTGCAGAACAGTTAAGAGCGCTGGATGCCGTGCTCAATACAGTATCTCCCAAGGTATTGGCGCTTCGCGAAGAGATTATTCAAAACATTCCACCGCGGCCCCTGGGATACAACCGGCACCGCGAGCTGATCAAAAGCCGCAACAGCATCACCTTCGATCCGCTGGCCGCCGCCGAGAGTGCCGCTGACCAGACCTTTAGCCTGCTCCTGCATCCTGCAAGGGCCAACAGGTTAGTGGAGCATCATGCCCGTAACAGTCAATTACCTGCCTTTGATGCTGTATTGAACAGAACTTTGAATGCCACATTACAGGCACCTGCACAGGCAGGATATGCCGGAACAGTACAAATGACTGTGAATGCCGTGCTGCTTCAGCACCTGATGCGCCTCTCCCAGCATGAAGATGCGCATGGAACGGTGAAGGCTGTTGCGCTGCAAAAACTTCAGCAGCTGGTGCCTGCACTAAACGAAAAGGCAAAAAGCGCCCGGGAGGAAATATGGCGTGCACATTACCGCTACCTGGCCATCCAGATAGAAGATTTTAGAAAGAACCCGGCTGAATATCAGCCTGCTTCTTTCTTACAGGCACCTCCCGGCCAGCCGATAGGCAGCCTGGAGAGCATTCCCTTCTGCAGCGAACAGCAGGAATAA
- a CDS encoding AraC family transcriptional regulator (COG2207 AraC-type DNA-binding domain-containing proteins) — protein sequence MAVGRVGEHLIEVNMLYQEMLPHPGLKKFVLNYWLFRGPNLQQRQQPVKHTAPPDGCVSLIFLYNNTSGNKEALLIGPSSHVIESIVYPDSICVGVRAFPGMAEAVFGVDAKALLNNFASAQTVLGQTGTQGFLDSLALDFSDFSQLDECLLKHLPLKAEARDDEVQKAVDSIIYNGGRGRLSLIKQKAAISERQLQKRFLQKTGLSMKEFAGNCKMRATLIEAWVAQKDFFDTLYQQGYYDQAHFLHHLNKISKSKPAAFREHVQQILHQGVEPFDILIK from the coding sequence ATGGCAGTCGGCAGGGTGGGTGAACATCTTATAGAAGTTAATATGCTATACCAGGAAATGCTTCCTCATCCCGGGCTTAAAAAGTTTGTACTTAACTACTGGTTATTCAGGGGGCCAAACCTGCAGCAGCGGCAGCAGCCTGTTAAGCACACTGCACCTCCGGATGGATGTGTTTCTTTGATTTTTTTATATAATAATACATCAGGAAATAAAGAGGCACTTCTGATAGGGCCTTCCAGTCATGTTATCGAGTCAATAGTATATCCTGACTCCATTTGTGTTGGTGTGCGTGCATTTCCTGGCATGGCTGAAGCAGTTTTTGGTGTTGATGCCAAAGCGCTCCTTAATAACTTTGCCAGTGCCCAAACAGTATTAGGGCAAACTGGCACCCAAGGATTCTTAGACTCGCTGGCGCTTGATTTTTCAGATTTCTCACAGCTTGATGAATGTTTGTTAAAACATCTGCCGCTAAAAGCAGAGGCCCGGGATGACGAAGTGCAAAAGGCAGTGGATTCCATCATTTATAATGGGGGCAGGGGGCGCTTATCTCTGATTAAGCAGAAAGCTGCCATTAGTGAACGGCAGTTGCAAAAAAGATTTCTGCAAAAGACAGGACTTAGCATGAAAGAGTTTGCTGGCAACTGTAAAATGCGGGCAACACTTATTGAAGCATGGGTTGCCCAGAAGGATTTTTTTGACACACTTTACCAGCAGGGCTATTATGATCAGGCCCATTTTTTACATCATCTGAATAAAATAAGCAAAAGCAAGCCCGCAGCATTCAGGGAGCATGTGCAGCAAATTCTGCACCAGGGGGTAGAGCCTTTCGATATACTCATCAAATAA